Proteins encoded by one window of Anomalospiza imberbis isolate Cuckoo-Finch-1a 21T00152 chromosome 20, ASM3175350v1, whole genome shotgun sequence:
- the DPH1 gene encoding 2-(3-amino-3-carboxypropyl)histidine synthase subunit 1 isoform X1, translating to MSQRSDSPRRGGPNGTARPNFPAEPPALPARARHVAQQIPEEILGNAELREAAEALPPNYNFEIPKTIWRIRQAQARKVALQMPEGLLMFACTIADIIERFTDAEAVVMGDVTYGACCVDDYTARALGADFLVHYGHSCLIPIDSTQGLKMLYVFVDIKIDASHFLETIRFNFAAGTSLALVSTIQFVSTVQAVSQELRSQYKVCVPQCKPLSPGEILGCTSPRLAQDTDAIVYLGDGRFHLESIMIANPGIPAYRYDPYSKVFSQEHYSHERMHRARQDAIRTASAARCWGLILGTLGRQGSPSILQHLESRLRALGRPYVRVLLSEIFPSKLKLFPQVDVWVQVACPRLSIDWGEAFSKPLLTPYEAAVALQDVEWQQPYPMDFYASQSLGPWTVNHGGTQPPRRGRPAQGKPPAPPAPPEGGEQPSTGDLAAS from the exons ATGTCACAGCGGAGCGATTCTCCTCGGAGGGGGGGGCCGAACGGGACGGCTCGCCCCAACTTCCCCGCCGAACCCCCCGCGCTCCCCG CCCGAGCGCGGCACGTGGCCCAGCAGATCCCCGAGGAGATCCTGGGCAACGCGGAGCTGCGGGAGGCGGCCGAGGCCCTGCCCCCCAACTACAACTTCGAGATCCCCAAGACCATCTGGCGCATCCGGCAGGCTCAGGCCAGGAAGG TGGCCCTGCAGATGCCAGAAGGGCTCCTCATGTTTGCCTGCACCATCGCTGACATCATTGAGCG ATTCACGGATGCAGAGGCAGTGGTGATGGGTGACGTGACCTACGGCGCCTGCTGCGTGGATGACTACACGGCCCGGGCCCTGGGCGCTGACTTCCTGGTGCACTATGGACACAGTTGCCTAA TTCCCATCGACTCCACCCAGGGGCTGAAGATGCTCTATGTGTTCGTGGACATAAAGATCGATGCATCCCATTTTCTTGAGACCATTCGCTTCAACTTTGCAGCAGGCACCTCCCTGGCCCTGGTCAGCACCATCCAGTTCGTCTCCACGGTGCAG GCCGTGTCGCAGGAGCTGCGCTCCCAGTACAAGGTGTGTGTGCCCCAGTGTAAGCCACTGTCCCCGGGAGAGATCCTGGGCTGTACGTCACCCCGGCTCGCTCAGGACACGGATGCCATTGT GTATTTGGGCGACGGGCGCTTCCACCTGGAGTCCATCATGATTGCCAACCCAGGGATACCTGCATACAG GTACGATCCCTACAGCAAAGTGTTCTCGCAGGAGCACTACAGCCACGAGCGCATGCACCGCGCCCGGCAGGACGCCATCCGCACTGCCAGCGCTGCCCGCTGCTGGGGACTCATCCTGGGCACGCTGGGACGTCAGGGCTCCCCCAGCATCCTACAG cacctggagTCGCGTCTCCGCGCCCTGGGCCGGCCCTACGTGCGGGTGCTGCTGTCTGAGATCTTCCCCAGCAAGTTAAagctcttcccccaggtggATGT GTGGGTGCAGGTGGCCTGTCCCCGACTCTCCATCGACTGGGGAGAAGCCTTCAGCAAGCCACTGCTGACACCCTATGAG GCTGCGGTGGCTCTCCAGGACGTCGAGTGGCAGCAGCCTTATCCCATGGACTTCTATGCCAGCCAGTCCCTGGGGCCATGGACGGTGAACCACGGTGGCACACAGCCCCCGCGCCGCGGGCGGCCGGCACAG gGGAAGCCacccgcgccccccgccccgcccgagGGTGGGGAGCAGCCAAGCACCGGGGACCTCGCAGCTTCGTGA
- the DPH1 gene encoding 2-(3-amino-3-carboxypropyl)histidine synthase subunit 1 isoform X4 encodes MRRDHVPDVKGGQPRHRSACHIPPHSQCPAGTVAGALGPRRTARPVGARRCAPELDLSAGDCSGLARGSLSAAFPPPRAPQPWRPPCGPGARPRCPPKWPCRCQKGSSCLPAPSLTSLSVPIDSTQGLKMLYVFVDIKIDASHFLETIRFNFAAGTSLALVSTIQFVSTVQAVSQELRSQYKVCVPQCKPLSPGEILGCTSPRLAQDTDAIVYLGDGRFHLESIMIANPGIPAYRYDPYSKVFSQEHYSHERMHRARQDAIRTASAARCWGLILGTLGRQGSPSILQHLESRLRALGRPYVRVLLSEIFPSKLKLFPQVDVWVQVACPRLSIDWGEAFSKPLLTPYEAAVALQDVEWQQPYPMDFYASQSLGPWTVNHGGTQPPRRGRPAQGKPPAPPAPPEGGEQPSTGDLAAS; translated from the exons ATGCGGCGGGACCACGTCCCCGACGTGAAGGGCGGACAGCCCCGCCATCGCAGCGCTTGTCACATCCCACCGCACTCCCAGTGTCCCGCCGGGACTGTGGCGGGAGCGCTCGGTCCCCGCCGCACCGCCCGTCCCGTCGGGGCTCGCCGGTGCGCTCCCGAGCTCGATCTCTCGGCCGGCGACTGCTCCGGCCTTGCGCGGGGATCGCTTAGTGCTGCCTTCCCGCCTCCACGTGCGCCACAGCCATGGCGGCCCCCGTGCGGGCCGGGAGCGCGGCCCCGGTGCCCGCCAAAG TGGCCCTGCAGATGCCAGAAGGGCTCCTCATGTTTGCCTGCACCATCGCTGACATCATTGAGCG TTCCCATCGACTCCACCCAGGGGCTGAAGATGCTCTATGTGTTCGTGGACATAAAGATCGATGCATCCCATTTTCTTGAGACCATTCGCTTCAACTTTGCAGCAGGCACCTCCCTGGCCCTGGTCAGCACCATCCAGTTCGTCTCCACGGTGCAG GCCGTGTCGCAGGAGCTGCGCTCCCAGTACAAGGTGTGTGTGCCCCAGTGTAAGCCACTGTCCCCGGGAGAGATCCTGGGCTGTACGTCACCCCGGCTCGCTCAGGACACGGATGCCATTGT GTATTTGGGCGACGGGCGCTTCCACCTGGAGTCCATCATGATTGCCAACCCAGGGATACCTGCATACAG GTACGATCCCTACAGCAAAGTGTTCTCGCAGGAGCACTACAGCCACGAGCGCATGCACCGCGCCCGGCAGGACGCCATCCGCACTGCCAGCGCTGCCCGCTGCTGGGGACTCATCCTGGGCACGCTGGGACGTCAGGGCTCCCCCAGCATCCTACAG cacctggagTCGCGTCTCCGCGCCCTGGGCCGGCCCTACGTGCGGGTGCTGCTGTCTGAGATCTTCCCCAGCAAGTTAAagctcttcccccaggtggATGT GTGGGTGCAGGTGGCCTGTCCCCGACTCTCCATCGACTGGGGAGAAGCCTTCAGCAAGCCACTGCTGACACCCTATGAG GCTGCGGTGGCTCTCCAGGACGTCGAGTGGCAGCAGCCTTATCCCATGGACTTCTATGCCAGCCAGTCCCTGGGGCCATGGACGGTGAACCACGGTGGCACACAGCCCCCGCGCCGCGGGCGGCCGGCACAG gGGAAGCCacccgcgccccccgccccgcccgagGGTGGGGAGCAGCCAAGCACCGGGGACCTCGCAGCTTCGTGA
- the DPH1 gene encoding 2-(3-amino-3-carboxypropyl)histidine synthase subunit 1 isoform X2 — MRRDHVPDVKGGQPRHRSACHIPPHSQCPAGTVAGALGPRRTARPVGARRCAPELDLSAGDCSGLARGSLSAAFPPPRAPQPWRPPCGPGARPRCPPKPERGTWPSRSPRRSWATRSCGRRPRPCPPTTTSRSPRPSGASGRLRPGRWPCRCQKGSSCLPAPSLTSLSVPIDSTQGLKMLYVFVDIKIDASHFLETIRFNFAAGTSLALVSTIQFVSTVQAVSQELRSQYKVCVPQCKPLSPGEILGCTSPRLAQDTDAIVYLGDGRFHLESIMIANPGIPAYRYDPYSKVFSQEHYSHERMHRARQDAIRTASAARCWGLILGTLGRQGSPSILQHLESRLRALGRPYVRVLLSEIFPSKLKLFPQVDVWVQVACPRLSIDWGEAFSKPLLTPYEAAVALQDVEWQQPYPMDFYASQSLGPWTVNHGGTQPPRRGRPAQGKPPAPPAPPEGGEQPSTGDLAAS, encoded by the exons ATGCGGCGGGACCACGTCCCCGACGTGAAGGGCGGACAGCCCCGCCATCGCAGCGCTTGTCACATCCCACCGCACTCCCAGTGTCCCGCCGGGACTGTGGCGGGAGCGCTCGGTCCCCGCCGCACCGCCCGTCCCGTCGGGGCTCGCCGGTGCGCTCCCGAGCTCGATCTCTCGGCCGGCGACTGCTCCGGCCTTGCGCGGGGATCGCTTAGTGCTGCCTTCCCGCCTCCACGTGCGCCACAGCCATGGCGGCCCCCGTGCGGGCCGGGAGCGCGGCCCCGGTGCCCGCCAAAG CCCGAGCGCGGCACGTGGCCCAGCAGATCCCCGAGGAGATCCTGGGCAACGCGGAGCTGCGGGAGGCGGCCGAGGCCCTGCCCCCCAACTACAACTTCGAGATCCCCAAGACCATCTGGCGCATCCGGCAGGCTCAGGCCAGGAAGG TGGCCCTGCAGATGCCAGAAGGGCTCCTCATGTTTGCCTGCACCATCGCTGACATCATTGAGCG TTCCCATCGACTCCACCCAGGGGCTGAAGATGCTCTATGTGTTCGTGGACATAAAGATCGATGCATCCCATTTTCTTGAGACCATTCGCTTCAACTTTGCAGCAGGCACCTCCCTGGCCCTGGTCAGCACCATCCAGTTCGTCTCCACGGTGCAG GCCGTGTCGCAGGAGCTGCGCTCCCAGTACAAGGTGTGTGTGCCCCAGTGTAAGCCACTGTCCCCGGGAGAGATCCTGGGCTGTACGTCACCCCGGCTCGCTCAGGACACGGATGCCATTGT GTATTTGGGCGACGGGCGCTTCCACCTGGAGTCCATCATGATTGCCAACCCAGGGATACCTGCATACAG GTACGATCCCTACAGCAAAGTGTTCTCGCAGGAGCACTACAGCCACGAGCGCATGCACCGCGCCCGGCAGGACGCCATCCGCACTGCCAGCGCTGCCCGCTGCTGGGGACTCATCCTGGGCACGCTGGGACGTCAGGGCTCCCCCAGCATCCTACAG cacctggagTCGCGTCTCCGCGCCCTGGGCCGGCCCTACGTGCGGGTGCTGCTGTCTGAGATCTTCCCCAGCAAGTTAAagctcttcccccaggtggATGT GTGGGTGCAGGTGGCCTGTCCCCGACTCTCCATCGACTGGGGAGAAGCCTTCAGCAAGCCACTGCTGACACCCTATGAG GCTGCGGTGGCTCTCCAGGACGTCGAGTGGCAGCAGCCTTATCCCATGGACTTCTATGCCAGCCAGTCCCTGGGGCCATGGACGGTGAACCACGGTGGCACACAGCCCCCGCGCCGCGGGCGGCCGGCACAG gGGAAGCCacccgcgccccccgccccgcccgagGGTGGGGAGCAGCCAAGCACCGGGGACCTCGCAGCTTCGTGA
- the DPH1 gene encoding 2-(3-amino-3-carboxypropyl)histidine synthase subunit 1 isoform X3, protein MAAPVRAGSAAPVPAKARARHVAQQIPEEILGNAELREAAEALPPNYNFEIPKTIWRIRQAQARKVALQMPEGLLMFACTIADIIERFTDAEAVVMGDVTYGACCVDDYTARALGADFLVHYGHSCLIPIDSTQGLKMLYVFVDIKIDASHFLETIRFNFAAGTSLALVSTIQFVSTVQAVSQELRSQYKVCVPQCKPLSPGEILGCTSPRLAQDTDAIVYLGDGRFHLESIMIANPGIPAYRYDPYSKVFSQEHYSHERMHRARQDAIRTASAARCWGLILGTLGRQGSPSILQHLESRLRALGRPYVRVLLSEIFPSKLKLFPQVDVWVQVACPRLSIDWGEAFSKPLLTPYEAAVALQDVEWQQPYPMDFYASQSLGPWTVNHGGTQPPRRGRPAQGKPPAPPAPPEGGEQPSTGDLAAS, encoded by the exons ATGGCGGCCCCCGTGCGGGCCGGGAGCGCGGCCCCGGTGCCCGCCAAAG CCCGAGCGCGGCACGTGGCCCAGCAGATCCCCGAGGAGATCCTGGGCAACGCGGAGCTGCGGGAGGCGGCCGAGGCCCTGCCCCCCAACTACAACTTCGAGATCCCCAAGACCATCTGGCGCATCCGGCAGGCTCAGGCCAGGAAGG TGGCCCTGCAGATGCCAGAAGGGCTCCTCATGTTTGCCTGCACCATCGCTGACATCATTGAGCG ATTCACGGATGCAGAGGCAGTGGTGATGGGTGACGTGACCTACGGCGCCTGCTGCGTGGATGACTACACGGCCCGGGCCCTGGGCGCTGACTTCCTGGTGCACTATGGACACAGTTGCCTAA TTCCCATCGACTCCACCCAGGGGCTGAAGATGCTCTATGTGTTCGTGGACATAAAGATCGATGCATCCCATTTTCTTGAGACCATTCGCTTCAACTTTGCAGCAGGCACCTCCCTGGCCCTGGTCAGCACCATCCAGTTCGTCTCCACGGTGCAG GCCGTGTCGCAGGAGCTGCGCTCCCAGTACAAGGTGTGTGTGCCCCAGTGTAAGCCACTGTCCCCGGGAGAGATCCTGGGCTGTACGTCACCCCGGCTCGCTCAGGACACGGATGCCATTGT GTATTTGGGCGACGGGCGCTTCCACCTGGAGTCCATCATGATTGCCAACCCAGGGATACCTGCATACAG GTACGATCCCTACAGCAAAGTGTTCTCGCAGGAGCACTACAGCCACGAGCGCATGCACCGCGCCCGGCAGGACGCCATCCGCACTGCCAGCGCTGCCCGCTGCTGGGGACTCATCCTGGGCACGCTGGGACGTCAGGGCTCCCCCAGCATCCTACAG cacctggagTCGCGTCTCCGCGCCCTGGGCCGGCCCTACGTGCGGGTGCTGCTGTCTGAGATCTTCCCCAGCAAGTTAAagctcttcccccaggtggATGT GTGGGTGCAGGTGGCCTGTCCCCGACTCTCCATCGACTGGGGAGAAGCCTTCAGCAAGCCACTGCTGACACCCTATGAG GCTGCGGTGGCTCTCCAGGACGTCGAGTGGCAGCAGCCTTATCCCATGGACTTCTATGCCAGCCAGTCCCTGGGGCCATGGACGGTGAACCACGGTGGCACACAGCCCCCGCGCCGCGGGCGGCCGGCACAG gGGAAGCCacccgcgccccccgccccgcccgagGGTGGGGAGCAGCCAAGCACCGGGGACCTCGCAGCTTCGTGA
- the DPH1 gene encoding 2-(3-amino-3-carboxypropyl)histidine synthase subunit 1 isoform X5, producing MAAPVRAGSAAPVPAKVALQMPEGLLMFACTIADIIERFTDAEAVVMGDVTYGACCVDDYTARALGADFLVHYGHSCLIPIDSTQGLKMLYVFVDIKIDASHFLETIRFNFAAGTSLALVSTIQFVSTVQAVSQELRSQYKVCVPQCKPLSPGEILGCTSPRLAQDTDAIVYLGDGRFHLESIMIANPGIPAYRYDPYSKVFSQEHYSHERMHRARQDAIRTASAARCWGLILGTLGRQGSPSILQHLESRLRALGRPYVRVLLSEIFPSKLKLFPQVDVWVQVACPRLSIDWGEAFSKPLLTPYEAAVALQDVEWQQPYPMDFYASQSLGPWTVNHGGTQPPRRGRPAQGKPPAPPAPPEGGEQPSTGDLAAS from the exons ATGGCGGCCCCCGTGCGGGCCGGGAGCGCGGCCCCGGTGCCCGCCAAAG TGGCCCTGCAGATGCCAGAAGGGCTCCTCATGTTTGCCTGCACCATCGCTGACATCATTGAGCG ATTCACGGATGCAGAGGCAGTGGTGATGGGTGACGTGACCTACGGCGCCTGCTGCGTGGATGACTACACGGCCCGGGCCCTGGGCGCTGACTTCCTGGTGCACTATGGACACAGTTGCCTAA TTCCCATCGACTCCACCCAGGGGCTGAAGATGCTCTATGTGTTCGTGGACATAAAGATCGATGCATCCCATTTTCTTGAGACCATTCGCTTCAACTTTGCAGCAGGCACCTCCCTGGCCCTGGTCAGCACCATCCAGTTCGTCTCCACGGTGCAG GCCGTGTCGCAGGAGCTGCGCTCCCAGTACAAGGTGTGTGTGCCCCAGTGTAAGCCACTGTCCCCGGGAGAGATCCTGGGCTGTACGTCACCCCGGCTCGCTCAGGACACGGATGCCATTGT GTATTTGGGCGACGGGCGCTTCCACCTGGAGTCCATCATGATTGCCAACCCAGGGATACCTGCATACAG GTACGATCCCTACAGCAAAGTGTTCTCGCAGGAGCACTACAGCCACGAGCGCATGCACCGCGCCCGGCAGGACGCCATCCGCACTGCCAGCGCTGCCCGCTGCTGGGGACTCATCCTGGGCACGCTGGGACGTCAGGGCTCCCCCAGCATCCTACAG cacctggagTCGCGTCTCCGCGCCCTGGGCCGGCCCTACGTGCGGGTGCTGCTGTCTGAGATCTTCCCCAGCAAGTTAAagctcttcccccaggtggATGT GTGGGTGCAGGTGGCCTGTCCCCGACTCTCCATCGACTGGGGAGAAGCCTTCAGCAAGCCACTGCTGACACCCTATGAG GCTGCGGTGGCTCTCCAGGACGTCGAGTGGCAGCAGCCTTATCCCATGGACTTCTATGCCAGCCAGTCCCTGGGGCCATGGACGGTGAACCACGGTGGCACACAGCCCCCGCGCCGCGGGCGGCCGGCACAG gGGAAGCCacccgcgccccccgccccgcccgagGGTGGGGAGCAGCCAAGCACCGGGGACCTCGCAGCTTCGTGA
- the OVCA2 gene encoding esterase OVCA2 encodes MAEARPLRLLALHGYRQSARRLRQRTGALRKALRGRAELVAIDAPHLLPTGAEDDADGDDPPRGWWFSGPGTFEAGEAAAAPAGLEESLSTVAAALAEHGPFDGLLGFSQGAALAAMVCALRARGDPRFPVAFAVLVAAFASRAPAHGHFYREPIALPTLHVVGDTDAVIAAPLSRELAQCFVEPVVLTHPGGHFIPAAPAQKKAYLEFLERFCPGQGQAERPGAGEV; translated from the coding sequence ATGGCGGAGGCGCGGCCGCTGCGGCTGCTGGCGCTGCACGGGTACCGGCAGAGCGCCCGCCGGCTCCGCCAGCGCACCGGCGCCCTCCGCAAGGCCCTGCGCGGCCGCGCCGAGCTGGTGGCCATCGACGCGCCGCACCTCTTGCCCACCGGCGCTGAGGACGACGCCGACGGGGATGACCCCCCCCGCGGCTGGTGGTTCTCCGGGCCCGGCACGTTCGAGGCGGGCGAAGCGGCCGCGGCTCCGGCGGGGCTGGAGGAGTCTCTGTCGACCGTGGCGGCGGCGCTGGCGGAGCACGGGCCCTTCGACGGGCTGCTGGGCTTCAGCCAGGGCGCGGCGCTGGCCGCCATGGTGTGCGCCCTGCGGGCCCGCGGCGACCCGCGCTTCCCGGTGGCCTTCGCCGTGCTGGTGGCCGCGTTCGCCAGCCGCGCCCCGGCACACGGACACTTCTACCGGGAGCCCATCGCCCTGCCCACGCTGCACGTCGTGGGCGACACCGACGCCGTCATCGCAGCGCccctgagcagggagctggCCCAGTGCTTCGTGGAGCCCGTTGTGCTCACGCACCCCGGCGGGCACTTCATCCCCGCGGCTCCGGCGCAGAAGAAAGCCTACCTGGAATTCCTGGAACGCTtctgccccgggcagggccaGGCCGAGCgcccaggagctggggaggtTTGA